DNA sequence from the Armigeres subalbatus isolate Guangzhou_Male chromosome 1, GZ_Asu_2, whole genome shotgun sequence genome:
ttcttcttcttctactgaatcaagcggcgcacataggagtacgtagtgtaaaagcgtggccaaaactatgcTAATCATTGTCGGCTCTTAATGCATTCAATTAACAGCAAagcgtatttttttgtttttgtgctgTTTGTATTAAACTAGTAGTGAAGTATGACCACCGGCGGCGCCAGTTATTGTTATTAGGTAGAGCATCACTTGGCGTAAGAACGCTGCCTTTgggaactacagcgtgcttgcgacgagtggtgTCCTCCTCTGACTGTGTCATTGAGTATGATTTTTATGTTGATTTACATTCTTTAATTATTACTTACTAAGATTTCCGAAGATGTGCTTTGTTTGTTCACTTCGACTATATAAATTTGTCATAGGATAAATTCCCTAGATAATGTATTGATATTACAATCAAAGGAGCAGATCAGCTAAATTCGTTGCACTTCAACCGCTTTATTTCGTAACAATCTTTTACATCCGAAAAATGCGTATGCTTTTCATCAAAGTCCAGCTCTTCTTTGTAAGCGAACCATTTTATGAGCTTTGTCGCTAAaatcatatttatttttttcgcctagcttttcttagaaaacttcactatattcaaataaaaacaactcacggttgcgtgaggatgcgtgaaatgtttttcatgGAGCTTATTGaggaaactccaatctttccaacactgacaattttgttgcttgatcgggtttggaacctaatcaaaagtttaattttgtaaaacatattattgtaaaaaaggtaaaaaaaagctagcaattaatatcatcattatgaatcacctaaaaacaatttcagatcgaatcatgcttggAAAGGATTTTATATACCCTCATGATTGgtacctatattgattttcatcataaaaatcaataaaaacccagaaaaacacgataaaacatgaacatttttccatggacaattgcgataaaactagcatgtaaattatggtgaagttttggcagccagcattgctcacaagtaatcaatattgatccaaaaatcccagggcaagttagtattactatttgggagtacaaaaacgaaaaataatatggagatatctaaaaatattgtttttgacttttgaccaggatttgggctgaaatactccttagtgcggcgtgaaaatttgaatgaggCTTCCTtctttggggccggggaaggttcttaagatggttcgagacccctcctctttgaaacctggctcctatacaaatgaaacaccaatttcatcataactcgagatcaagcaaatggaaccaaatctggcgtgtggaggaaagagggctcccatacaaatgaaccaaaaatttctgcataactcgagaactaatcagagaataaatcaattttagacgaaataaagttcgtcgggtctgctagtaaaaaataaatataaaaatgtttaaaaaaaattgaaaaaaaaactcctcggatttgttaaagaatgttttgaaaattctcaaaatttacctgaaatttttttttgttgcccctcaaattgttatttttaagCAAAACAATCCGAAGGGAGGGGGGACTTATTTTAAAagatatttatatcggcctaataatattttgtccaattaaatgcgcgcctgaatcagaaggatttaactttgattcaggaaatGTTATTACAGGAATGaatcatgcggtacttattgtacacgacaaaagcttcggaacgcatacgttcttgaaacgggctatatgagttacaatagagTTATCACCTTCTTgatccctgattcaaaagtcttgcaatgatattaataaaatggttgcacgaatattttatctatagtgacactcagtgttggtagaatcatactcaaatctgaatcatcgaggtttcatgcacgagctaacttacctgcgattctgtagggggagcatggcgcttgagtttctcggccagaatcgcatcgcttcgctcactcaccgaatgatttcgttctaaaacgcgtatcgaggcgtatgttttgtttataccgtggacccccgataatttgaacggtacctcattcaaattaacggggttcatttttaatttgaacttctggttactctatttgcatcagaaaaactggtttctagTCGCTCTCTttactggtttgttttgattttgcgttccgtttcacgatgtttcatttatcttctctcgattccacgtgctaaatgacgtttgaaccatttttaatttgaacgatgttcaaaccaacggggttcaaattaaaaagtgttcagattaaaagcggtcatattaccgggggtccacagtatatgcaattattagccattgttttagaagaaaaacagttaattcaatgcactcaacaatgaagaacacgtaaatatcatgcaatgatgcaaattgtgattcgaatcatgagcaaatctctggacgatgattctgatgggatttgactcacgcatggtttgaatcgccgatgagatttgagattttgagattttaccaacactggtgacactgccagacagtgggagttagattgtaataacacacacaccctcttttcccgtccgcaacgtttactactcgcgcgcatcaACAACAAAataattgggttttggtacatgattgacattttatgatttctagtgatgcacgaaaaacaagatatgcctatgattggaatgtttctgaataataaaagttgcaaacggaaaatatttctattgaaatatttcatcaaatgcttcaaaacccaaatgtaggcaattcggatccaagaaaggcatcattaccactgaggaataaatttgggttttcatagtaaattttttaaacaattgtcgtatccaacaattttcatatcttaagatacgctttgttcgaaaccagtgacataagtaatcaaatgaattttctaaaaatattcatgtatgatggcactacaatcctcaatgaacaaacCGCAGACAGACGTTTAAGCTCATACATTTGAATTCGTTTTTCTTGTGTAAAATTTCAAATCTAAATACGTTGGAATTGCATAGcacgctagcgccgcctataCAACTTATTGCTACATGAAAACTGACGTTTTGCCATATCGCCTTCTATCTCAATCACGTTTGCCACCCACCGAACCATGGAAGCAAAACAGAAACACTCAAAAAAGATCTTCCCGCTGGCCGCAAAAATCATATTCATCTGAACGACTTTACCATCGACTTTAACAGTGTGGCTAAGCGAATCACTTTACTTGCAGTTTTTGCCACGATATAGTAAAGAAATTATGAAGCTGTGTGTATGATATTACCATCTTTTCGGAACTTTCGCGTTGGCTCTTTTACGTAGATCCTAGTATGTTTTTTGACAATTGTGATTCAAAATATGCACCTGGACCGAAAATCGTAAAGGTTTTAGTTGCAAAACCAATGAATAGTTAAGTCAAGTAGAAcatggaaattaaaaaatcaaaaatgaaaTAACCCCTCCTGAGTAACAAATATCATCTCTGGCGTGCTGATCATTTTACGATTAATTTCTCAACAGCGCGTGTGTGCGTGGTCATGCATTTTTAATAAAAGTCCCTCGACCAGATCCGATCAAGAAACTAAAAGATTTTGacgaaatcaaaaatcaaaacaaaacgggAAATAAAGTTTGCCGTTTTcacatgtggcgccatctcttcgCTTATTGTTACTTGGCAATCCGACGGCCATGTTTTTTACACAAGTTAGTGAGTCGAACTTGAACGTCTGTCTGCGAACAAACTgtcttacgtagtttacgttgggcggttgtgtcttgtacataacccttctgatttttgtctttatttaaccACTGGCTCATCTCTTCGGCTGATTGTCtatttcgcccaaatgacccttcaagccaaacaacccttttgcTCAAATCAGCTATTCGACAACCCACCTTCTAGAGCCAATGGGTTCTGCCGAATGACAGAAGTGCAAGATTGAGCGCGCTCGTAGGCAGTTTACATAAGCCACTAGGCGTGCATAATGTAACTTTTTTTCCCTTGAAGGGCAGCGAAGGTATTTGATTAGTGTTTGAAAGATCGTGTGTTAATGTTGCGCATCGTTTCGGTCGTTCAAAGCGCGATCCTTCACAGTTTGCATTTGCCACTGGGCATGCATGATGTGGAGTACGCATTAGCTCGTATTCCTCGGTTCCTAGACACTTCACACGATCCTGCAATcttgtgctttgtgcggtcaaaaagtaaatcaattagtgcgcgtttgatcgtgttcctgCTTGGTATGTAGGTAGTTAGTTCGTGTGCGTCCGAATAATAGTttgttaaaatcattgtgtaAAAATATGGCACGGTCGCATCatttatcagagtgaatccagatctaACGATGCTTATCTACTCACTGATAATTTCTCCTGTGTTTCTTGTGGAGACGCAAAAGTAAaaacggtcttcaaatagcaaaaatcatctactaatattcctttcccgagcaggagcgacgacctcaataacagaaattggtatgaactagccttgcataagaggtaaaataccaaaaataatacCACCGTTATTGGACATTTGAATACTTGAATCATTGAAACTTCCACAGTGAGAAAGCTTGAACAATCCCAATCAATctttttgtgcaatttcactgattctggtcaaccAGAGAATATCAACCATAGATATATGTATTCAGTCAAACCTTAAGGTAAGCTAAGCTAGCAAAAGGTTCGGCCGTACGACATTATCAGCCAAAAAGCTTCAGGCAAGATgggcttcggccaaatggtttgttcAGTCGTATgacatattcagccaaatggctttctgaaAAACGGTCCgtacaaaattttaattttaacgaAAAGTTCTTTGAGTTTCAACGGGAATTTTCACTGAAAGCTCATCTTAGTTTTAACGGAGCGCTTTTCAAAACTCAACGGAAAATGGTATGATACTGTGGGGACATCAATCGGGAAGTTCTACGGGAATTTCAAtcaatctttagaatttccacggactTCTACAAATTTCCTGTTGACTTCTGCAATCCTGTGAACTTctgcaaatttgaatcggcgtgaaaaattatAGGACAGCGGCGTTgacttttttattcaaatatgaatattacagtacgattttatttgttttgcaaatgatTTATACACAATATAGTAGGATCCCTAATctataaaaaacaataaaaagagTAACAATTTAACGTTCTGTGTTTTGTTTTGGAGATGTAACGATTTGGTGTGGCATCTCATCCGGATTTACACTAAGTGAAATTATGGCTTTTTGACGTTTCTTGGGCTTGTGGATGAAATCGACATCATGGGAGTAGATCGCAGAGCAGTGGAAGAGACTTTCGTGCTTTTAAACgggagtccacatttttttaacGGAATAACAGTCCGCATATCAACAAGAGTACAAATGCTTGAAAAAGTGAACCGGTCCATCAATTCGCTTCAAATCGCTTGATCAACCAGTATTGAAATTCTCATGTCATTATCAGTGCAAAAGCTACACCCTAACCGGAATTAGTGGACGGCTTGTGCTTCTTCAGTGTCATCTTTGTTCACAGGACACCAAACGACTTAAGAATTCGGTTCACATTATGGCCAGATAAAGATCGAAAGCTTTTATTGCAATATCATAACTTAAGCAAACAACACAGCGTACAAAACAGTTTGTCATCGTTGCTCCAGCATCGGCATATTTATTCAGCACTTCAACCAACCTCTTAAGCCTCCAAGTTGTCCGTTATCCATCCCATGTACTCGGTGATGCGCATCGAAATGATCGGCACAATATGACGCGCGGTACAATTCAACGGAGCAAACTTGGCCATCGCGAACTGAACATGCCGCTGGACCCCATCGACGTCCACCACGGCACCGATCGGTGCCCCTGCCATTCGACTGCACACGTAGTTCGGACCTTTTTGGCCCGCGCAGAACCGCTTGTACTCAAAGTCCGGCGTGAAGCCAGCCTTCTCGTACTCCCGCTGGCACGAATCCAAATCCACGTTTTCGATCTGGTACTTCTCCAGCTCGCCAACGTAGTGCGTGGGGACGTCCATCTCCAGCTCCCAAGCGGTCATCAATAGGTCCCGCGGAATATTGTTAAGCAGTTCCGGTGTCGTGGGAAGGCAAATCGGCCGGATGTAGTCGTTGTATTGCACCTCGCGGGACATCCTCATTAGGGCGAGGTCATTTGTGTACATCGGCTGATCGAACTCCGGATGCGCGACGTAGGATTCTATCGGAATGTCCACCACTGGTCCAGCGCATTCATGCCGTACTATACCATCCCGTTGTTTCAGATCACTGCAATCGGGGTTCGACAACGCAGACTGCTCGCCCAATCGAATGAAGTCACTGAGAGGAATTAGATCAGTTTATCGATCAAATTAACAACCCATCAACTATAATAAATCAATTATACTCACGGATCTTTTTTCGTCTTTCTCACACAGCCGATAACTGATAAAACATAGCGCTGGTTAATTAACGTTCCAAAGCAGGTAGCCGGTCGACGAGTTTTGTTGAACAGCACCAGGGCGATCCACGGGAATTCGAATGCCTGACTCTTGATCCCGTCGGGACGCGGGTTATACTTGGCAACGCCGCACTGCTTTGGCAGCAGTGCCAACTTGGAAGGGTTCAGCTTTATGGGCTCGAGGCGCTGTGGTAGCGCAGCCACCACCGCGGCTAGCGCAAACAAGCAAACTAGAATCTTCATTATTGAACGCTGGAATAAAACGCGATCCGCTTCGAGCAGTGTCGCTGCTAGGACTAATCCCAAACGGCGCAGCGTGCTGGCCTAGAAGTAGTAAACGACGGGAATTATCCTCCGCCGAACTAACCGGTTCAGCCAGTCGGGACGAATGAGCGAAAGAGGGGTGTGGCAGGTTGCGCGACCTCCACTGCGGACGATGTGATGCGACGCGATGCTGCTCGGCGGGCGGGCTGTTGTTGTCTTCATGAAGACCTCGCGGCATCGGTGATTCCCCCTTCCGCTCTCGAGCCAGCACTGATTAAtcattgttgttgttgtcgGAAAATAACCGGCCACGATTTGGTAGATTGGGATCTACACTGGATGAGTCGCGTTTACATTTGTTTGCGATATTTGGCAATTAGGTATGATATTCATCCGCTATTATGAAGTTAGAGATGGGTGCGTTCACTTTTCACGCATAAAGTTTCTCTTTTTTATagtttcaaccaaatgaagtgAAAAACAACTATTTAGTTCACAAAAATACCTTGAAAGAGTATTGAATTGAATCTCAACAGGCATTCTAGCACAAGTCTAGCAAGCTGCAAATTAAAGGATCTGAATAAGAACAAATGAACTTACCAGTCAtaaagttttaaatattttcaaatgagcTGTTGGATATGTATCTCATGTGGAAAAtaaaatggatacactataggCCCAGGGAGCCGAGAACGTTTCTCACCCAAAACAATCCTAGGCCGGACCGAAAATCGAACTCATCATCGCCGGATTGGCAAAATCCTTGCAAGGCTTACTGATGTGGTGACCGAGGTGGAGACTAATGTTCATATGTGCAAACATGTGGAAATACAAACAAAATACAACATTGGAGTGAGTTGCGAGAAAACACAACGTCAACGCCcaaaaattgatctagagtgcggcgtcgcAATCAACTCAGATAATGACATTTCAAGTGCAAAACTTGACTGCTAACCACGGCAACGTTAGGGACAGTAGGCAAACAAAAAGTAGGTGAGGTCTCTTTTGTTACAATTCAACTCGCAACAAGATTATTCGATGTGGAAgttttatgttttgaataattagTTTTGGAATCCGCAGTTTTTGGTCCTTACCTTTTCAAAATATATCTAAAGTCAAAGCCTGGCCGATACGAATGAACATTAGAGTTTGTGCAACGCATTCGGGGTGCAGCCTAAGCTTCCAAGTGTACTCAGGAAGAATGACAGAACGCCTGCGAAAAGCCAAGCTATGCATGTTGTTCTGGATCTGACAGGACTATTTACAGGACATTGAATGAAAATAAGGGGTAAAAAGCTGTTCACTTCATTGCTACTGGTTACTCAAATGATAAACATGCAAACTGTGTTAAGAGCCTTTGTGGGGATTGTGAGACCCAATAAACCATGGATTCCATCGATTTTCTGTCGGTCAAGGAACATGAACTAGGTAATGTTATGGAAGACAGAATGAGTACAATGAGACTGTATCCTAATTTCAAATAAAAGGAAAAAAGCTAGTACACAAAAAAACTCGGTGTAGTTCTTccaagtttcagacataatcAGCTAAAATTGACAAACCGTTACCAGTGAGTGATCTGAAGTATAGGATGAATAGGCATAGAAGCTCATCCAACACATTTAAAGAAGATTtcgaacaaagttaattgcctaacTTTCGGGTGTTATCTACTcagcatggaaattatttcaatatgtaccaaattttcaaaacgacttatctgcttcttgcctttctcgttcaacaaagttgtaccgaaaggctatcatttcacaccaaaaccgaactttttaaagatgtctcggagacccatgatgttgtatatcaatcgactcagttcgttgagctgaacaaatgtctgtctgtccgtgtgagTGTGCAATTAACCGATTTTTTCACAATAAGCTGCATTCGACCGGGGACAAAATCATAGGGacatagggtaagggaggtattttggaccactttaggagatggcCGAACAATTTTGTCGAATAAAAGTTAGATTCTGTAATAATACTTGATCAATTAcctatgcaactaaaaagtggtgaatgctaagtaggatttgtaggtaaaaatgttgtaaatcccaCTGAAAGAACCAAACTAccataaattctgaagatatgtaagatttaattttggaccacctgtttttattttggaccacctgttgaacatattttggaccactcgaacaattttgtattgcttgcaaagttatgttactattGGATTAAATTAGCGATCTCCAGCATTTTCGGCGTTTTCATCCTGAAAGTCCTTGTgaagcaatacatttttatagGCATTCAAAGCTTAGAACAATATCTACAAGCTTAGGGTATTGAAACTAATTTCAATGTCAGTACCACTCGGTACAGcatcatcaaagcaaaacaaacttGTGGCCCATTGCCGTGATGTATACACCTGCATATATACCCTGcatattttttatgtagtttGTTAGATCTGTTCCATTTGCGCCATTGATAGTAGTGGGTTGCCTGGTTCTTCCTTGCTCATTGCATATTCTTTTTCAAAACGAAACATAATCGTAGAACGCGGAACTCTGTTGCATTGGCAAACAGCACGGACGGAGAGCTATAGCAAAGATTGGTTCTTGTCGTAGAGATTTCTCAACTATTCTGCTCACAATCGCATATTATGGGACAAATATGGATAGGAATTACAGCAAaggtgggactgatatgcgatcataggcagtatttTCGTACGGAAATAATAAAAGCAGTTACATGTTGGGTTAATAGACATTTTTCTAGGGCTTACATCAATAAACGGTAATTTATAAATGCGGTATGaacagtaatttatgaatggtttgatactagagaaacaaatggttgctaaaaacaaaagtttaagagatctagaacttaaaaagaagatatgtcgaaaatatgttcggttcaataaaaaatgaacctattttggacatgcctcagaatactgtttttaaacttacaatgtttcgttcgagatatgaaactgcttcaattaggttttaacgagtcaacaacatcattcacgtggtttaaatctatgtacaaataaacttacagcttttgaaagttgacttcaattttacaatgtcgTCTTATTTTTGGTCTAATCCAGCCGGCATGGGTAAATACGTgaaaatattcttaataattgcaatattttataagaaacaaatgtaggaaataccttatggatagtttctttgtgcaataaaatttaaatattgcacgttttatttagttttgtgtgatataaatacaaaattcagctaggtggtccaaaataagagcccggtccaaaatacagccgttaccctaGTTGATCACCAATTAAAATTATCAAGATAGGTTATTGTTTtcgaaagttataaagaaaatggtataaTGAACCATGTAAGGTTGGTTGGTTGACTCGCTATAGAGCGTTTAcaaaagccgtaaggtaggcaattattttttatatgtaCCATTCTGAGGCAAAACCAAACGATTTAATTGGCAGATAAAAGTGAGGTTAAAAACGAAGGATCATCATGCGATAAATTGATGATTGACGAGTTATATGCACTTTTCTTGTGTTCGAAATGAAAGAAAATGTTTGATAATGAAAATCTTGCTTTAATTCTTCTCGTTTTGTACATATATGtttcactagcagacccgaggaacttcgtttcgcctaaaattgatttattctctgttaagctctcgagttatgcagaaatttctggttcttttgtatgggagcccccctttccaaaggcgggaggggtctcgaaccattttaagaaccttacccagccccaaaaacctctgcatacaaaattttacgccgatcggttcagtagtttcggagtctataaggttcagacagacagaaattcatttttatgtaggggaacggttcgccacttcatctcatagctcctatttccatcccatcaaaaacaaagcaatggaaaggaatttggtttgtttattatttttgtgatttttttcagcagtgagcacgcatgttgacaaaaagaagcgacgaatttggtgccgtatttctttgtttagcgatgagatggatatatgtacagtgagatggagatcggaacagttcccctatatagatTGATCTTTCAATACAATAATCGTAATCTGCCATGATGTTGGAACTGTGTTGCCCTTGGTACCGTTTCTCAAATATTTTTAGATCCTGGTGGAACCTTTCTCCATGTTCATCACTGACATCTCCAAGATTATCGGGGAAAAAGTCCAGATGAGATTGAAGGAAATGGATCTTTAGCGACATATTGCCCATCGATCGAAAGGCTTTCGAAGCTCGTTTATAATCAGACGGTAATTCTCAGATTTCTGGTTTCCCACGAATCCGGAGCATACTTTTTTGAATGCACGTCACGCTCGCAATTCTGTTTTATTCAACTTACCATGAAGCtctggaacatggaactgcaagtcgctaggcttcgcaggttgcgacagggtgatctacgatgaattgcatccccgcaacttcgacttCGTGGCGCTGCAAGAGATTTTCTAGACAGGGCAGaatgtgtggaaaagcgggcatcgagcggctaccttctacgaAAGCTGTGGCAACACCAACGAGCTGCGAACCGGCTTCGTAGTaatgggaaagatgcgccaacgcgtgattgggtggcagccaatcaatgcAAAGATGTggaagctgaggataaaaggtcgattcttcaactacagcatcattaacgtgcactgcccacacgaagagaAAAACCAAACCGACCACGTTaaaatcgacggtaaattc
Encoded proteins:
- the LOC134208085 gene encoding melanization protease 1-like, translated to MKILVCLFALAAVVAALPQRLEPIKLNPSKLALLPKQCGVAKYNPRPDGIKSQAFEFPWIALVLFNKTRRPATCFGTLINQRYVLSVIGCVRKTKKDPDFIRLGEQSALSNPDCSDLKQRDGIVRHECAGPVVDIPIESYVAHPEFDQPMYTNDLALMRMSREVQYNDYIRPICLPTTPELLNNIPRDLLMTAWELEMDVPTHYVGELEKYQIENVDLDSCQREYEKAGFTPDFEYKRFCAGQKGPNYVCSRMAGAPIGAVVDVDGVQRHVQFAMAKFAPLNCTARHIVPIISMRITEYMGWITDNLEA